One Aminivibrio sp. genomic window, TTCCGTACTCGCTGATCTTCGTCCGGGGGCGTCCCCGTTTCATCCTCGTGTTGGCTCCGGCCTCTTTTTTCGTAATGGCGCACTTCGCGGAATAGCAGCGGTCGCCCTTCAGGAAGAGCTTGGTTCCCTCAGCCTTGCACTGACGGCACGAAGGCCCTATATATCTGCTCATAAGAAATAGATTCCCTCCTTGACTGACCTTTTCCTACACTCTGCGCCGCTTCGGAGGACGGCAGCCGTTGTGAGGAATGGGGGTGGTGTCCTTTATCATGTTCACCTGGAGTCCTGCGGCCTGAAGAGACCGGATCGCCGATTCGCGGCCGGGACCGGGGCCCTTGACGACCACGTCGATCTCCTGGACGCCATGCTCCTGAACCGCTTTGGCGACTTGGCTCGCGGCAATCTGGGCGGCGAAGGGAGTGGATTTTCTGGTTCCCTTGAAGCCCACGTTTCCGCCGGAAGCCCATGCGAGTATGTTGCCGCCCTTGTCGCTCACGCAGACGATGGTATTGTTGAACGTAGAGTAGATGTGGGCGACACCGTAGCTGATATTCTTTCTTTCCTTGCGTTTCCCTTTACGGACCGTACGCTTGGCCACTTAATCCAGCCTCCTTGTTTATCCTGGGTTCAGAAGGCTACTTCGTAGCCATCTTCTTGCCCGCGACAGTGCGCCGGGGCCCCTTGCGGGTGCGGGCATTGGTCTTGGTCTTCTGTCCGCGGACTGGAAGACCGAGCTTGTGACGCTGGCCCCTGTAGCAGCCTATGTCCATAAGCCGCTTGATGTTCATGGACACTTCCCTGCGAAGGTCGCCTTCCACCTTGTGGTGATCCTCGATCTCCCTGCGGAGCTTCTGGGTCTCTTCCTCGGTGAGGTCCTTCACCCTGGTGTCCGGATTCACTCCGGTGGCCTGGATGATCTTCTTCGAAGTGGGAAGGCCTATTCCAAAAATATAGGTCAACGCAATTTCCACACGCTTGTCTCTGGGTATGTCTACTCCGGCGATTCGGGCCATAGCCAGCCTTACCTCCTTGCACCCTGTCTCTGCTTATGGCGCGGATTCCTGCTGCAGATAATCCGCACGACACCCTTGCGCCGGATAACCCGGCAGAATTCGCACATCGGCTTGACCGAAGGTTTCACTTTCATCCAATCCACGCTCCTCTGGCAAAGAACTCAAAAACAGATGCCCTTCCGAGGGCTTCTGTACATACCGCATTTTCTCCAAGCTTAGAATTATACAGCAGTATCGGTCAGAAGAAAATACTTTTCCGTCGCCGGGTTCCGTTTTTTGCCGAAACTTTCCCGGTCCTTCTGCGGTCCACTCTATTTATATCTATACACTATCCGGCCCCGTGCCAAGTCGTAGGAGGAGATCTCCACCAGGACCTTGTCGCCCGGGAGAATGCGGATGAAATGAAGCCGCATTTTTCCGGAAACATGGGCGAGAATCCTGTGCCCGTTGTCGAGTTCCACCCGGAACATGGCATTTGGGAGAGGTTCGATAACTTTCCCCCGTACTTCTAACACGTCGTCTTTGTTGGACATGCGGTTTTTCATCCTCCCTGCTGTTCATTTCGATAAAAGGCCCGACAGAAGAGCCTGAAATCTTCCTGCGTCCATCCTTCCTTCCGACAGGATGCTGTGCGCGATTTCGTCAAGATACCATCCCGTGCGCTGCAGGTGGATCGTGTTTTTTGGCTTGGGTTTCGCGGGCGTGTATTTCCGCCCGTCCGCGAGGTATACCCTTCGCCCGTCCTCTGAAATTCCGACGATCACATACCATCTGCCGACATCTTTTCCTTTACGGGATCGAACAACTTGACCGATTCTGCACAGGCTGCCGTCGGGAAGCTCATTCAGGCCCATGTCCACGGAGTAAGAATTTCCGGCTCTCCATCTCGGATGAGAACCGATTTTTCGAAATGAGCGGCATCGGAGCCGTCCACCGTCATGACCACCCACTGGTCACGGCCGACTTCGACTTCTTCTGCGCCGGCCAACACCATAGGCTCGATGGCCAAAGTCATTCCCGCTTTGAGTGTTATTCCCCGTCCCGGACGCCCGTAGTTGGGTATCTGGGGCGGTTCGTGAAGACGGGAGCCTATTCCGTGCCCCGAGTAATCCCGTACGAGACCAAAGCCGTGAGGAGTGATGAAGCTCTCGACGGCATATCCGATGTCGCCCAGGGTTTTTCCGGCTTTCGCCACGGATATCGCCTTCTCAAGGCTTCCTCGGGTAACGTCGAGAAGCTTCCGTCGGACGGCATTCACCCGGCCGACGGGGTAGGTGCAGGCTGCGTCCCCAAAGTACCCGGAGTAGCAGGCGCCGACATCGATGCTGATGATGTCGCCTTCTTCAAGGCGGCGGTCTCTGCTCGGAATTCCATGAACCACTTCCCTGTTAATGGAAGCGCACACGGCCCCGGGAAAGGGCGAAGGAATTCCGGGAACCCGGTATCCCTTGAAAGCGGGGGTCGCCCCGGCCTTAAGGATGAGATCCTCGG contains:
- the infA gene encoding translation initiation factor IF-1, with translation MSNKDDVLEVRGKVIEPLPNAMFRVELDNGHRILAHVSGKMRLHFIRILPGDKVLVEISSYDLARGRIVYRYK
- the map gene encoding type I methionyl aminopeptidase gives rise to the protein MITLKKEPELVFMRKAGKIVADVLDMIGGIVRPGTTTAEIDRAAEDLILKAGATPAFKGYRVPGIPSPFPGAVCASINREVVHGIPSRDRRLEEGDIISIDVGACYSGYFGDAACTYPVGRVNAVRRKLLDVTRGSLEKAISVAKAGKTLGDIGYAVESFITPHGFGLVRDYSGHGIGSRLHEPPQIPNYGRPGRGITLKAGMTLAIEPMVLAGAEEVEVGRDQWVVMTVDGSDAAHFEKSVLIRDGEPEILTPWTWA
- the rpsM gene encoding 30S ribosomal protein S13, with product MARIAGVDIPRDKRVEIALTYIFGIGLPTSKKIIQATGVNPDTRVKDLTEEETQKLRREIEDHHKVEGDLRREVSMNIKRLMDIGCYRGQRHKLGLPVRGQKTKTNARTRKGPRRTVAGKKMATK
- the rpmJ gene encoding 50S ribosomal protein L36, yielding MKVKPSVKPMCEFCRVIRRKGVVRIICSRNPRHKQRQGARR
- the rpsK gene encoding 30S ribosomal protein S11, whose product is MAKRTVRKGKRKERKNISYGVAHIYSTFNNTIVCVSDKGGNILAWASGGNVGFKGTRKSTPFAAQIAASQVAKAVQEHGVQEIDVVVKGPGPGRESAIRSLQAAGLQVNMIKDTTPIPHNGCRPPKRRRV